The Tautonia marina genomic interval ATCTCGCGGACATCTGCGTAGCGACTGGGAATGTAGTCGAGCCCGCTGGACACCCCGACGGCTCCTGCCTCCATCCCTTCGCGGACGAGTTGGCGCATGGCCTTCAGTTCGTCGTCGGTGGCGGCCCGAGTGTCGAGCCCCATGACCTCCATCCGAACATTGCCGTTGGGAATCAGGTAGGCCACATTCAGGGCCGTCGTTTGATTGAAGCGGGCAAGGTATTCGGCAACCGTATTCCAGTCGTAGGTGATCCAGTCGGGGTTGCCATTGAAGCCGGCGGTGTAACGCCGCATGTAGTCGAGCGTCTTGGGCGAGGCAGGAGCGAAGGCGCTCCCGTCCTGGCCGATGATGTAGGTCGTCACCCCCTGCTTCAGGGCCGCCCGATGAACCGGGTCGGCCAGCAGCATCAGGTCTCCGTGAACGTGCGCGTCGATGAAACCCGGCACGACATAGAGGCCGGTGGCATCGATGACCTGGCCCGCCTCCGCTTGATCGAGACGACCCACCTCGGCGATCGAGGTGTCGAGTAGACCGACATCGGCTCGGAACGGAGGTGCTCCGGTCCCATCGACGACCATACCACCCCGGATGACCAAATCAAACCGCATGAAAATGGCTCACTTGTTGGCGGGGACATGTCGGACCCGGCGCAGGTTCATCACCAGTCCTCCGGGAACCTCGACGGCGCGGACCTCCAATCGGTTCCGGCCGCTCGGTAAGGTGATCGCTCCTTTCATCGGCTGCGGAAAGAAGCGTGTCGGGCTTCCGGTTGCGTGAACCAGAGCCTCTCGTATCTGATCGTTCGACACCACCTGGACCACCGATCCTCCTCGACCGGCAGGGGCGGCGTATTCCACCACGACGACATATCGACCGGGATCGTCGAGCTCGAAATCCCAGCGGATCTCCTCGGCCTTCGAAACCCAGTCGACCACGTACGCCGGTTCTCCCGTCAGACGGAGCCGATCACCGAGCAAGATTGCCCGATCGGCCGGGAAATCGAGAATTCCGTGACGGTCGGCCTCGGGGCGAAACGGTTCATCGGCCCAGGATGGCGGAATGACGACCAGGGTCAGGGCCAAAATCGCCAAGACGCGTCGGGGAAGGTCGAGCATCAGGAGGGTCCGATTGAGAACAAGTCAGGAAGTCGACCGACGGTCAGGAGCGCGTCAGGTGGGCGGAGTGTCGATGCTTCGCCAGAGATACCACATTGCCACGGATCGAAACGGGCGCCAGGGCTCGGCCAGTTCAACGCAACGCCTGGGGTTTGGCAAGGATTCGAGTTCGTAGTGATCCCGAATCCCGACCCGGACTCCAAGATCACCGACCGAAAGCACATCGGGCCGGTTCAGGGCGAAGATCAGGAACATCTCGGCCGTCCAGGGGCCGATCCCTCGGATTTCGGTCAATTGCGCCATGATCTCCGCATCACCAAGGCGGCCGATTCGGGAAAGGACGAGTCGTCCCGACGCAACCGCTTCGCTCAGGTGAAGCACGTACGAGGCTTTGACCCCCGAGAGGCCCGCGTTCCGGATCCCCTCCACACCCAGCGCCAGCAGCGTTTCCGCCTGATGGCGAGGCGTCCCCTGACCTTCGAGCAACCGACGATTGATCGATGCCGCGGCCTTCGAGGAAATCTGCTGACCGACGATCGCCCGGACCAGAATTCCAAAACGATCGGTCTTCGGCCGGAGCAAACACGGACCGATCCGATCGATCAGGGGGCACCAGCGCGGGTCGATTGCTCTGAGGTGGGCAACCGCGTCGGCCCAGGGGTCGACGCGGGCCGGGAGGATGCGAGGGCCGGAGGGTGCCCCCTCAGGACTCGGCAAGGGCCTTCTCGATGGCATTGACCACCTTTTCCGACTTCGGATCGTCTCCCGGCTCGAACCGGGCAATGACGTTCCCCTTGCGATCGACCAGGAACTTGGTGAAATTCCAGCGAATCGTGCCGCCGTTTTCGGGGTGGGCCTCCTCGTCGGTCAGGAACTCGAACAAGGGGTGGATGCCCGATCCCTTGACGACGACCTTCGAGAACAAGGGAAAGCTCACCTCATAATTCGACTTGCAGAAGGCCCGGATCTCGGCATTGGTGCCCGGTTCTTGCTGACCAAACTCGTTGGCCGGGAAGGCGAGCACCTTGAAGCCTTTCTCGCCGTAAGTGCGGAAAAGTTCTTCCAGGCCGTCGTACTGCGGGGTGTAACCGCAATAGCTGGCGGTGTTGACGATCAGGAGGACCTCTCCCTCATATTGTTTGAGGTCAACCTCATTGCCTTCAATGTCGTTGACGGTGAAGTCGAGCACGCGGCGCTTGGCCTCCTGATCAGATCGGGCGGGCCCCGCGATCAGCAGGGCGATCGAGAGGAACGCGAGCAGGGATCGCATCATCGAATCAGTCTCCGGCGAAATCTCAATCCTGAGGTGGGAAGCATGGGGTCGCGAGCCACCGAAACGCCGATCACCCAGGCCGATCGGACGGTACGGCACTCCTCGAGTGCGATTGAGTTTTATGATGGATCGGCCGGGCCAAGGAATCAAGGGCGATGCGCCTGTTCTCCCTGAGAGTCACACTCAACACTCCCCCTCGGTTCGACAGTGGCCTCGCCTCCGAGGGCATGCTACGATGAGCCTCGATTGCCCGACCTCCCGAACGTCGAAACGCATTTTCCCGACTGTCGATCATTCGGGCATGCTCTGAACCAATTCACCATGACCACGCCCTCCTCTGACATCCGAGTCCTCAACGACGCGACTTGCTCGGCCTGTGGCTTGCTGTGTGATGACATCGTCCTGTCCATCTCGGGCCATCGGATTCTCAAGGCCGATCGAGCCTGCGAGCTTGGCCGTTCGTGGTTCCTGGGCAACCACCGAGTTGAAACGCTGCCGCCCGCGTCGGTCGATGGAATCACCGTGCCCGTCGCCGAGGCGATCGGACGGGCCGCCTCGATCCTCGTCAATGCAAGGGCCCCGGTGATCGCAGGGCTGACCTCGGCAACACTCGAATCTCAATCCCTTGCTGCGCGACTGGCAGATCGGCTTGGGGCGACGATCGGTCCGGATCATTCCGAGGAAGCCACCCCTCGCCTTCTGGCCATTCAACGCTCCGGAGCCGTGCTGGCCTCATTCGGCGAAGTCATTCATCGGGCGAAGTTGATCCTGTGCTGGGGTATCGACCCGGCCAGAACCCACCCTCGACTCCGGGAACGATTGATCGACCGGCCCGGCCGCTTTGTGCCCGAAGGTCGAGCGGGACGAACGGTGCTGGTGGTCGACCAGAGCGTTTCCGAATGTCGAAGTTGGGCCGACGGCGCAATCGCCGTCTCAAGCGGTCGCCACACCGAGGCCATTCAGGCCCTCCGAGGCGCCGTTCGAGGGGTCGCCGCCGATCCGATCCGGGTGGAGCGACACTCCGGATCGCCGGTCGATCTCTGGCAATCCTGGGCCGACCTCCTGAAGCGTGCTCCCTATAGTGCGATCATCTTCGGCGCCGAACTGGCCCGCGAGGGAGCTTCGGCAATCGAGGCCCTGATGCGATTGCTCGACGACCTGAACACGACCACCCGATGCGTGGCCGTTCCGCTGGCCGGTCCCGGCAATCCCGCCGGGGCCGAGGCGATTCTCACCGGAAGGCTGGGGGCCCCGGTTTCCGTCGACCTCGCGGACGGGATCGCCCGGTATCGCCCCGTTGACGCCGATCCGTGGCTCCGCCTGCAATCCGGTGAGGCCGATGCCCTGCTTCTTGTGGGTGAGGACCTCGATGAGCGGACCACGACTCGCCCCAAGGGAGTTCCAGTGATCCTCCTCGGCCCGAACGCCACCGCGCGATCTGCTCCCGGAGTGGTGGCCATCGCCACCGGAATGCCGGGGATCGACGATGGTGGCACCTTCTACCGATCCGACGAAGTGAGCTTACCCCTGCGACCGGCGATGACTCCCGTTCACCCCTCAATGCACGAGGTGCTGGCAACGCTCCTCAGTTACTGTGCGACCCTTCAATCCCACTGATCGCACCACTCCTCAAACCTCCTCCACCGGCTCTCGACCGGAGCGCACAATGCAGGTTAACGGTGTCCCGATCGTCGATACGTTCGCCGAGGCCTTCCCAATGGTCGGCGCTCGCTTGATCGTCACGGCCGACACCGCGCACTGGGCCGAGATTGCCGGTCGAGAAATGACCGGCTACGCCTCCAGTGTCATCTCCTGCGACGCCGAGGCGGGCATTGAGCGTCCCTTGACGCCGGAGGAAACCCCCGACGGTCGGCCCGGCGTGGCGATTCTCGCGTTTGCCTTCAGCAGAAACGCTCTGGAAAAGGCGCTGATCAAACGAGTCGGCCAGTGCGTGATGACCTGTCCGACGACCGCATGTTACAACGGCCTGCCGATCGCCCCCGGAGACAAGACCCTGAGCCTCGGCGGCAAGCTCCGCTATTTCGGGGATGGCTGGCAGATCAGCAAGAAACTCGGCGACCGACGCTTCTGGCGCGTGCCAGTGATGGACGGCGAATTCACCTGTGAAGACCTGTTCGGTTCTCAGAAAGGAGTGGCCGGCGGCAACCTCATTCTGCTTGGCACCGACCCAGGCCCCACCCTCGAAGCCACCGAACGAGCCGTGGACGCGATGCGAAAGGTCCCCGGTGTCATCTTACCCTTTCCAGGGGGGATCGCCCGTTCCGGTTCAAAAGTCGGCAGCAAGTACAAGGCCCTGCTCGCCAGCACCAACACGGCCTACGCCCCCATGCTCAGGGGCCTTGTTCCAACCGAATTACCCGACGAGGTTCGTTGTGCGTATGAAATCGTGATTGATGGTCTGACGCTCCATGATGTCGAGTCGGCCACGGTCGCTGGCCTTCTTGCCGGAGCGACACCGGACATCGTCGCGATCACGGCTGGAAATTACGGTGGGAAACTCGGCCCATTCCATCTTCATTTGCACGAGCTTTTGAGGCGAAACGGCGTCGCTTCCGACGCGTCTCCCTCCAACACCACTGCGACGTAACAACGGACGAGCCAGCCCAGCTTTCACAACCCACCTGAATTCCGAACCGATTGCTCCTTGATGCTCCTGGCGCAGAACTCACGATCCTTCCAGAGAACTCGACCCCGGAAATAGTGCCAGACGCTCGCGGTGGTAATCGCGATATATGCTGAGATTCCCGCTGGGAGTGCGAAGGCAAACACCTTCGGGAGATTCAGGAAGACGACGACGGGCATGGCCGCCACCGCCTGGCCGAGCAACCCCATCAGGCCCACGGCGAGCCAGGCGAGGCGGAACACTTCCGCGCCGTCAGCATTCCAGAGGCCGAACAACCCCACGGCAGTCGCCACCCAGGGGGTCCAGGCCATGAGTAACCCGATCAAGGCCCCCGTCGCGTACTTGTGCAGTTGGTAATCCATCCCCGCATACGCGTTTTTCCGCAAACCGCGCCAGATGTCTTGAAAGCTGCCGTACATATGAGTCTGAGAGAGTTCGGGAGTGGCATCGACCTGGAGCCGACCACCCTGTGATTTGACCCGAGAGGCGAACTGAATGTCTTCCACAATCTCGCCTCGAACGCTCTCAATCCCACCGACACGCTCATACGTGGATCGGCGAATCAAGACGAACGCGCCGTGTGCCAACGCCTCGGGGCGTGCGGGATCGTTCACCCGTCGCAGGGGATAAAGCATGGAGAGAATCTGAATCAAGGCCAGGGCAATCGAGCCTTGCCAGAAGGTATCACAGCGCGGTCGGCCCAGGAAGGAAATGAAGTCCGCTTCCGACCGCTCGGCCTGATCAAGCGCCGTAGCCAATGCGTTTGGGTGCAGCCAGAGGTCGGCATCGACCATCCAGACCCACTCGGAATCGGTCGCGTCGACCCCTTGATGCAAGGCCCAGGTCTTGCCCACCCACCCGTGCGGTCGGTCGCCCCCGGGCAAGAGCCGCACCGGGTGACGATCAGGACCGGCACCGGCAACAGCCTGACGAACCAGATCGGCCGTGCCATCCACCGATTGGTCATCGACCACGTGAATTGAGAGATGAGGGTATTCCTGCGCCATCAGACATTCGAGTGTCTGGGCAATGTGCGCCGACTCGTTGCGGGCCGGAACGACCGCGGCCACCGTCGGTGCTTCCGCTCCCCAACGCCGGTCGGTCGGGCGCAGCCAGCGGGACGATCGTGAGCGATGCACGCAGACGAACGCTAGGGCCACCCAGCCGAGGGTAACGACCAGGGCCAGAATAAATCCAAAAATCATCACGCGATCTCCTGTCTCGTCTCAAGGCCGCGTGGTTGCCGATCGGGGTGGGGTCCGGACACCAAGGTCCTTGGCGATCCGACCCGCGGCGATCTTCCCGCTTTGGACCGCCATGGGAAGACCTGCACCCGGTTGCACTCCCCCGCCAACGAAGTACAGACCAGGCACGTCGGGCCGATAGTTTAAGGGTCGGAAGCCCCCTCCTAGGATGTTATGTTTACTGCTTAAACCGTAGATCGCCCCTCGAAACGCATGGAATTTCCGGGAAAACTCGGCGGGGCCTGTCACCTGTCGCGTGACGGTGGCATCGGCCAGGCCCGTCATCCCGGCGCGTTCCAGACGCTCAATGAGTCGATCGGCATATCGTTCTTCGAATTCCGGATCGCTGGTGGTCTCATCCGGCATTGCGGGAGCACCGATGACGATGAAGGGGTTGCTCCCCCCCTGGGGAGAGTCGGCCGGATCGGTTGCACTGGTGACATTCACATACAAAGGAGGATCGCTCGGGAACTCGCCGCGGTCGTAGACCTCGTCGTAGACCCGGCTTGATCCCTCGGTCAGCACCAGAAGGTGATGAGCCGCGAGGTCCCACGTCCGATTGCAGCCCAGTTGAACGGTGAAGAACGACCCCGAGGGTTCCACCTTCCCCTCACGGATCGTCTCGACCTCTGGGGTAAAGCCGCGCCCCCCTCGTAAGAGTCGATGCGTGTGAACATAATCGCTATTCGACACGACAACATTGCACGGCACCGGACCGTGAGACGTGGCCACCCCCTGAACCCGTCCCGAGGCGTCCAACTCGATTGCTTCGGCTTCCACCCCGGTATGAATCTCGACTCCCAGGTCCCGGCAGGCGGCGGCAATGGCCAGAGGAATGGCGGCGATCCCTCCCGAGGTCGGATACCAGACTCCTTCCCGGATGATCGTCCAAGGGATCACCAGGAGCGAGGCCGGAGCCGTGATCGGGTTGAATCCCGAGTACGTCGGAAAGCCGTAAAGCAGTTCCCGGATCGGACCGGATCGGAACGTGCGATCAACCTCGGCCGCATACTGCTGAAAGGGCGAGATGATCCTCGCCGAACTCATCAGCGGCGAGGTCAAGACCTGCGGCCAACTTTCCAGCAAGCGATCGCAGTAGGCATGGCCGATCTTGGCCGCGAAGCGGTCGAGGCGTTCGAGGAACGGCCCGAGCGCATTGGCATCCACCGGGTCAATCGAGGCGAAGGCATCGCGGAGCCCAGGTTCATCGGCGGGCAGGTCGAGCTGTCGACCATCGGAAAACACCACGCGGAAGGCTGGGTCCAGTCGGTTCAACGGGAGGTAATAATCGGGGTCGAGTCCTGCCTGGGTGAACAGCTCTCGATAAACCCAGGGCATGACAACAATGCTTGGGCCTTCGTCCCATCGAAACCCGGCCTCACGACGCTCGCTGGCCTTTCCTCCAAGGGCAGGGTGACGTTCCAGCAACGTGACTCGCAATCCCCGTCGCGCCAGTTCGAGGGCAGAGGAGAGTCCGCCGACTCCCCCTCCAATCACCACCACATGCGATCCTGCCATGCCGCGTTCTCGATCAAGTCCTGGACGGGAACGCCGATTGGCCGACTGTCGGCCGCAACAACAGCCTGTGATCCCGGAACAATCAGTGTAGGCGCGTCGGCCACGGCGATCCAAGCTCAGAGCCCGGCGAGCGCCCGCGCCCCGCCGCTTGACCGTCGGGCCCTCGAGACGATCCGGGAAATTGAGGGCGAATTGTGTTGCACACCTCCGGGAGATGTTTCAAGATATTCATGCTGTTCCCGTCTCCCTGCGCGTTGCTCCAATCTTGGCCTGGTTTCCCGAATTCTGATCGGGACTCCCATCACCGTACCGGGCCATCCGCGAAGGAGGGTTGATCATGCACATTCGAAGCGTCCTCTCGGGAACGTCCCGGTCGATCATCACCATCGGCTCGGAAGCGACCGTTTCCGAAGCGGTTGCCGTCCTGGTCGAAGAAAATATCGGGTCGCTCCCGGTGGTCGACGACACCGGCGAGATGGTCGGCATTTTCACCGAGCGAGACATCCTCCGAGGGCTTCACCATCAGGGCAAGGAGTATTGCCACGAGCCGATCCATTCCGTGATGACCCGTCCGGTCGTCTCCTGCTCGGTCGCCGAATCGGTACACGACGCCATGGGACGCATGAGCGAACACCGCATCGGTCAGCTTCCCGTGCTCAACGAGGACGGACGCCTCGTTGGACTGGTTTCCGTCGGCGATCTTATCCGCTTCCTGCACGAATCGGCCGATGAGGAACGGAAGAACCTCATGAATTACGTCTACGGCCCCGCCTGACGGTTCCCTGACCCTTGACTCACCGTTCCATCGATTCCTACGCGCTACAACCCTTCCCAAGGGAACGGATGCCGTTCGTCGTCCTGTTCAAGATAGGGTCGCGAGGGCCTGTTCCAGATCGGCAGCAAGATCCGCCGGGTCTTCAAGGCCGATCGACAGGCGGATCAGG includes:
- a CDS encoding glutathione peroxidase, with the translated sequence MMRSLLAFLSIALLIAGPARSDQEAKRRVLDFTVNDIEGNEVDLKQYEGEVLLIVNTASYCGYTPQYDGLEELFRTYGEKGFKVLAFPANEFGQQEPGTNAEIRAFCKSNYEVSFPLFSKVVVKGSGIHPLFEFLTDEEAHPENGGTIRWNFTKFLVDRKGNVIARFEPGDDPKSEKVVNAIEKALAES
- a CDS encoding formylmethanofuran dehydrogenase subunit B, with protein sequence MTTPSSDIRVLNDATCSACGLLCDDIVLSISGHRILKADRACELGRSWFLGNHRVETLPPASVDGITVPVAEAIGRAASILVNARAPVIAGLTSATLESQSLAARLADRLGATIGPDHSEEATPRLLAIQRSGAVLASFGEVIHRAKLILCWGIDPARTHPRLRERLIDRPGRFVPEGRAGRTVLVVDQSVSECRSWADGAIAVSSGRHTEAIQALRGAVRGVAADPIRVERHSGSPVDLWQSWADLLKRAPYSAIIFGAELAREGASAIEALMRLLDDLNTTTRCVAVPLAGPGNPAGAEAILTGRLGAPVSVDLADGIARYRPVDADPWLRLQSGEADALLLVGEDLDERTTTRPKGVPVILLGPNATARSAPGVVAIATGMPGIDDGGTFYRSDEVSLPLRPAMTPVHPSMHEVLATLLSYCATLQSH
- a CDS encoding CBS domain-containing protein — translated: MHIRSVLSGTSRSIITIGSEATVSEAVAVLVEENIGSLPVVDDTGEMVGIFTERDILRGLHHQGKEYCHEPIHSVMTRPVVSCSVAESVHDAMGRMSEHRIGQLPVLNEDGRLVGLVSVGDLIRFLHESADEERKNLMNYVYGPA
- a CDS encoding glycosyltransferase, giving the protein MIFGFILALVVTLGWVALAFVCVHRSRSSRWLRPTDRRWGAEAPTVAAVVPARNESAHIAQTLECLMAQEYPHLSIHVVDDQSVDGTADLVRQAVAGAGPDRHPVRLLPGGDRPHGWVGKTWALHQGVDATDSEWVWMVDADLWLHPNALATALDQAERSEADFISFLGRPRCDTFWQGSIALALIQILSMLYPLRRVNDPARPEALAHGAFVLIRRSTYERVGGIESVRGEIVEDIQFASRVKSQGGRLQVDATPELSQTHMYGSFQDIWRGLRKNAYAGMDYQLHKYATGALIGLLMAWTPWVATAVGLFGLWNADGAEVFRLAWLAVGLMGLLGQAVAAMPVVVFLNLPKVFAFALPAGISAYIAITTASVWHYFRGRVLWKDREFCARSIKEQSVRNSGGL
- a CDS encoding phytoene desaturase family protein → MAGSHVVVIGGGVGGLSSALELARRGLRVTLLERHPALGGKASERREAGFRWDEGPSIVVMPWVYRELFTQAGLDPDYYLPLNRLDPAFRVVFSDGRQLDLPADEPGLRDAFASIDPVDANALGPFLERLDRFAAKIGHAYCDRLLESWPQVLTSPLMSSARIISPFQQYAAEVDRTFRSGPIRELLYGFPTYSGFNPITAPASLLVIPWTIIREGVWYPTSGGIAAIPLAIAAACRDLGVEIHTGVEAEAIELDASGRVQGVATSHGPVPCNVVVSNSDYVHTHRLLRGGRGFTPEVETIREGKVEPSGSFFTVQLGCNRTWDLAAHHLLVLTEGSSRVYDEVYDRGEFPSDPPLYVNVTSATDPADSPQGGSNPFIVIGAPAMPDETTSDPEFEERYADRLIERLERAGMTGLADATVTRQVTGPAEFSRKFHAFRGAIYGLSSKHNILGGGFRPLNYRPDVPGLYFVGGGVQPGAGLPMAVQSGKIAAGRIAKDLGVRTPPRSATTRP
- the fhcD gene encoding formylmethanofuran--tetrahydromethanopterin N-formyltransferase, whose product is MQVNGVPIVDTFAEAFPMVGARLIVTADTAHWAEIAGREMTGYASSVISCDAEAGIERPLTPEETPDGRPGVAILAFAFSRNALEKALIKRVGQCVMTCPTTACYNGLPIAPGDKTLSLGGKLRYFGDGWQISKKLGDRRFWRVPVMDGEFTCEDLFGSQKGVAGGNLILLGTDPGPTLEATERAVDAMRKVPGVILPFPGGIARSGSKVGSKYKALLASTNTAYAPMLRGLVPTELPDEVRCAYEIVIDGLTLHDVESATVAGLLAGATPDIVAITAGNYGGKLGPFHLHLHELLRRNGVASDASPSNTTAT
- a CDS encoding DNA-3-methyladenine glycosylase family protein — protein: MPSRRPLPSPEGAPSGPRILPARVDPWADAVAHLRAIDPRWCPLIDRIGPCLLRPKTDRFGILVRAIVGQQISSKAAASINRRLLEGQGTPRHQAETLLALGVEGIRNAGLSGVKASYVLHLSEAVASGRLVLSRIGRLGDAEIMAQLTEIRGIGPWTAEMFLIFALNRPDVLSVGDLGVRVGIRDHYELESLPNPRRCVELAEPWRPFRSVAMWYLWRSIDTPPT